The segment ACATTAATAAACCGTGCTTTTGCATGGTATTTTTATGCCCAAAATAAAATCTTATGTATTTTTTTAACATGTGATTATCTATTATTCTAAAATTTAAGTAGTTTATTTTAAACTCTTAATAAAACAATTAAGAGTACAAATAATTATTTTAGAATTATAGGTGAATTATATTTTAAAAAGAATACTATATTGGCATGAAATATAAGTTATAAAAGGCTGTAGCGACTTTGTGTTGTTATGGCCTTTTTTTGTTTTTTTATTCATTCGCATTCTTAACTTATTTCAGTTGTTGTCAATAAAGAGCAATTATTATTCCTAATTCTTAAGAAAGGGGAGAATTGTTTGTTAATTGTAGGTAAAGACATCAACACTAAAATTTAATAAAAATAGAAGTTAATATAATACGGAGGGAATAATAATGGTAGATTATCTACAAGAAATAAATAAGAATGTAAATATAGAAGAAGGAAAGCAGGCAATAGAAAATATATTACTAAACATATACTTTAAAGAAGGAATTTCCACTAAAGAGTTAGCTAGAAATAATCTTTTACCTATTCCTGTGATTTCAGCTATAAAAAAAGAATTTATTAAATATAGACTATTAGTTCAAGACAGAGGAGTAAGACTCACAAAAGAAGGAAGACACTTTATAGAAAATGAGTTAGGATTCCGTGGAGTAAACAAAGCTTTATATACCAAACTATTAACAGAACCATGGAATGATCATAAAGAAGTTAATGAAATAAAAGAAGAATTGAAAGAAATATTTATGAATCGTCCTGAAGTAGATGTGATTATAGATCAATCAAAATGTACATTAGATACAGCTTTAAAAAGAGCAATATTATGTCTAAAAAATCATGTATTAATAGGAAAGAAGATTCTATGTGTAGGAGATGACGACTTAGTAAGTATAGCTTTAGGCTTTTTGTTGAAAAAGCTATCTGTTAATATGAAGAACTGTAATACAACAATCTCTGTAATGGATATTGATAAGAGATTTCTTAACTATATAAGAAATATATCTGAAGAAAAAGATCTTCCTATCAAATGTGAATATGTAGATTTTAGAAAACCATTACCAAAGAATTTTAAAAAGCAATATGATTGTTTCTTTACTGATCCACCATATACTCTTCAAGGAATGAATTTGTTTCTTTCAAGAGGAATAGAAGCTTTAAAAGATCAAAGTGGTCTTCCTATATTTTTCTCTTATGCACACAAGTCACCAGACTTTGAACTTAATATGCAAGAGTATTTCGTAGATGCAGGACTTACAGTTTCGGAAATGATGACTAGATTTAATAATTATGAAGGAGCTGGAATAATAGGAAGTACAGGTCAGATGATAGTTCTAAAAACTACTAGTAGAAGTAGAACCCTAATAGAAGATTCTTATGAAGGAGTACTTTATACAGGTGAACTAAAAAGAACGATTCGTTCTTATAAATGTAAAAACTGTGGTGGAATTATCAAAGTCGGTGCTTCTGAAAAAATTAAAACTATAGAAGATCTAAAAGTACAGGGATGTAATAAGTGTAAAAACAAAGTATTTCAATTACTTGAAAAAAGTAAGATTTGATTTGCATTTACTAAAGGATATTTATTAATAAACACCTTCTTAAAAACACATACTACTATTTAAGAATGTTAATAACTTTGGTAAAAGGAGTTAGAAATGAAAGCTATAGTTTATGAAGGTGTAAAGAATGTAAAAGTAAAGGATGTAAAAGATCCAACAATACAAAGACATGATGACATAATAGTAAAAGTTACATCAACGGCTATTTGTGGTTCTGATCTACACTTGATTCATGGTTTTATCCCAAATTTACCCAAAGGGTTCATACTAGGTCATGAGACAATGGGAATAGTAGAAGAAGTGGGAAAAGGAGTAACAAATTTAAAAAAGGGTGATAGAGTTATTGTACCTTTTCCTGTCTCTTGTGGTCACTGCTGGTATTGTGAGCATGATTTATGGAGCCAATGTGATAATTCTAATCCTAATGGAGAATCAGCTGGTATATTTGGCTATAGTAATACCTTTGGTGGATATGATGGTGGTCAGGCAGAATATCTGAGAGTTCCATATGCTAATGTAGGTCCAACAGTTATTCCAGAGGAGTTAACTGATGAACAGGTACTATTTTTAACAGATATCCTTCCTACTTCATTGTGGGGAGTAGATATTGCTAATGTAAAATCTGGAGATACTGTTGTGGTATTAGGGTGCGGACCTGTTGGACTATTGGCTCAGAAATGGGCTATATATAAAGGGGCAAGACGAGTGATAGCTGTAGACTATGTAGATTATAGACTTGATCATGCAAGAGTTCATAATCAAGTTGAAGTAGTGAATTTTCAAGAACATGATAATACTGGGGAATATCTAAAAGAAATAACTAATGGTGGTGCAGATGCTGTTATAGATTGTGTTGGTATGGATGGAAAGATGTCAACTATAGAGAAAATTGAGAGCTTATTGAAAATTCAAGGTGGCTCAAAATCAGCTATTGAAATTGCTACCCAAGCTGTAAGAAAAGGTGGAACAGCATCATTGGTAGGAGTTTATGGAGCAAAGTATAATGCTTTTCCATTAGGAGATTTCTTTTCTAGAAATATTACTTTAAAAATGGGTCAATGCCCTGCACATTCCTATGTTGAACCGATCTTAAAGTTAATTAAACAAGGGAAATTTGATGCAAGAGATATAATTACACATAAGCTATCTATTAGTGAAGGAGAACGTGCCTATGAGATTTTTGATAAGAAAGAGGATAACTGTATAAAGGTAATACTAAAGCCTTAATCTAAATAACTATTTTTTGCATTTATTTAAAATTGTAGAAGCTAAAACACCTACTTTAATCTAACGTTAAAGTAGGTGTAACTATATGAATGTAATTAATCATAAAAGAAATGAATTATTTGTTATCTAGATCTTTCCACTTACTTTCCATTTTAGGTGGTGAATAGACTCTCATCTTTTCAATCAATTCAGAAGGATTTTTCGAAATTGAGATAAGTTGAAGATTTGACTTACTCATGAAACCTTCATTAGCTGCATTTTTTAACATAGATATTAGAGGATCAAAGAAATTTGATATATTTAATAAACCAATAGGCTTTTTATGAATACCTATTTGAGCCCAACTAAGTATTTCAAATAGTTCTTCAAAAGTTCCTAATCCTCCAGGTAAGGTTATGAAGCCATCAGAAAGTTCTGCCATCGTCTGTTTTCTTTGGTGCATATTTTCAACTTCAATTAATTTAGTTAAATTTTTATGAACAACTTCTCCTAAAAAAAGTCCTTTAGGCATAACTCCAGTTACTTTTCCATTGTGTTTTAGGACTTCATTTGCTACTTCTCCCATTAGCCCTATACATGAACCACCGTATACTAGTTCGATCTGATTACTAGCTAGTTCTTTTCCAAGTAACTTAGCATATTCTTTATATTCTGGACGTGATCCAGGATTGGAACCACAATATACACATATTTTTTTCATAGATATTACCTCCTATAACCACAATGTCTTTATTTGTTGATAATAACTCATAAAATTATTATAATTAACATATTGATATAAGTAAAATTAATATTTAATATAGGAGGTATATTAAAAACTTATATGCATATTAATCTTGAACTTTATAGAATCTTTTATATTACTGCTAAATTAGGGAGTATATCTAAAGCGGCAAAAGAGCTTTTTACATCACAACCGGCAGTCAGTCAGTCTATTAAGCTATTAGAGAAAAAGCTTGGAGGTCAATTATTTTATAGAAATCCAAAGGGAGTGTCTCTTACCACAGAAGGTGAAGTACTATTTAAGTATATAGAACAAGGATATGGGCTTATACAAACAGCTGAAAGGAAGTTTTGGGAGATCAAGAATCTTAAATTAGGTCAAGTAAGAATTGGAGTAAGTGATACTTTATGCAAATATTATCTTATTCCTTATCTTGAGAAATATAATAAAACATTTCCTGATATAAAAATCTATGTTGCAAACTATTCAACCTATAAAATTATTGATTTATTAGAATCAGGTGAAGTAGACTTAGGAATTTTAAATTTACCTGTAGATAAAAAGGATACACTTGATATTGTTGAAACATTAAAAATACAGGATTGTTTTGTTGTAGGAGAGAAATATAAGAATATTGCTAAGAATCCAATATCAATAGAAGATCTAAGTAATTATCCTATTATATTATTAGAAGAAGAAAGTAATTCACGTAACTTTATTAACAATTATTTTGAATCACATGGAGTATCAGTATCTCCAGAAATAGAATTAGGAACCATAGATCTTCTAGTGGAATTTGCCAAGATTGGATTAGGAGTTTCTTGTGTAGTAAAGGATTTTATCAAAGAAGAATTAGAACAACAACAGTTATATGAAATAACTGTTAAAGAAACAATTCCTAAAAGAAGTATAGGGATTGCTACTGTAAAGGGATTTCCAATCTCTACAGCGGCAGAAAGATTTATTGAATTTATTAAAGAATAGATTTTTCGTAGTATTAGTTTTTATAGTATATACAATTTTAAATTGTATAATTTGAAATCTATAATTTATATAGAGATGAAGAAAAATAGACTCTATTAGATGAATACTTATCTAGTAGAGTCTTTCTTTATAAGTAAATATTAATATATTTTAGTGATTATAGATTAATTTACTATATATCTATATTGCATTTTAAATTATTATTTTTATTTCAGATTTGTTAATACTCATCACGTTCACTATTTCTAAATTCTACAGGTGTCTTGTTAGTGAGTTTCTTAAAAACTATACTATAATAATTTTGATTATTAAATCCAACTGAAAGAGCTATATCCAATATAGATAAGTTTGTTTCTAATAATAGCCTTTTACTATGGTATACTCTAATTTCATTTAAAGTTTGAGAAAATGTTTTACCAGTTTCTTTCTTTAATATACTGCAAAAATAACACTTATTAATATTAAGATATTTTGAAATATCTTCTAATGTTATTGGTTCACTATGCCTGGCATCAATATAATCTAGGGCTTTTTTTACATATAAGCTATAAGGCATGTTATTAATATTTTGTTTTCTCTTTACATAATTACTACTTTTTGCTATGTCATCAAGTAATGAAATTAAATGAGGAATACAGCACTTAGGCTTGTACAAAATACCTGTAGGATTTACTTTATTCGATGTGTAAGGACCTATAATAAATATACCTCTATTAATATTATTAGGACAGATATAACAAGCTGTAAAATGGATATTGTCAAAGCAAGATATTGTTACTACAGGATTATTCTTTTTGTTAAATATTTCATGTGTAGTCTTTTCATAAATATCATTGTTAAGAAATATCTCATCTAAATCTCCATTATATCCTACAGAATGAATAAGAGTTCCATCAAAATTAAAAGCTTTAATTGGAATGTGAGTGCATAAAAAAAACTTTTCCATGGTTGAACATATATGATCTTTAATGAAACAATTAAATCCACTCCTTTTAAATTTTGTTTAAATATAGTTATAAAAATCTAAATATACTTAGATTTTTATTTGTTAAAAAATTATATAATCAATTGAGAATGAATATCAAATCCAATTAACTATTAAATAATTATATCAATAAGAGGTTGGAGGTGTCAAATAAAGGGACTTATTATACAACAAAGGAGGAAATATGAAAAAACGATATTTATTTTTAGCATTAATTATCTTATCGTTAGCCTCAATATTCATTGGAGTGAAGGAAATAAGCTTCTTAGATATATTAAATCTTGATGAAGAAAAAACTAGAATAGTACTTATAAGTAGGCTTCCTCGTTTGATTAGTATTATTGTAGCAGGAGTTAGTATGAGTATAAGTGGACTTATTATGCAGCAGATAAGTCGTAATAAATTTGTATCACCAACTACAGCGGGAACTATAGACTGTGCTAAGTTAGGGATGTTAGTTTCTCTAATAGTATTTTCATCAGCCAGTTCTCTTAAAAAGATGATGATTGCATTTGCTTTTTCACTAGTGGGTACATTTTTATTTATGAGAATTATAAAAAAGATAAAGTTTAAAAATGTAATTTTTATTCCACTTGTAGGTATAATGCTTGGAAATATTATAGACTCAATTACAACTTTTTTCGCATACAAGTATGATATGATACAAAACATCTCTTCTTGGCTACAAGGAAACTTTTCCATGATTATTAAAGGACGTTATGAGCTTTTATATTTTAGTATTCCTCTTGTAATAATAGCTTTTCTATATGCTAATAAGTTTACAGTTGCAGGTATGGGCGAGGACTTTTCTAAAAATCTAGGGCTAAATTACAATAGCATTGTAAATTTAGGACTCATTATTGTAGCTCTAGTGTCAGCATTACTCATAATTACAGTAGGTAAGATACCATTTTTAGATCTTATAATTCCTAATATAGTTACAATATATCAAGGTGATAACTTAAAAAATAGTATTTTGCATACAGCTTTACTAGGAGCAGTATTTCTTTTAGCTTGTGACATACTAGGACGTATTATTATATATCCTTATGAGATTTCAATAGGTCTTACAGTTGGCATAATAGGAAGCGGCATATTTCTTTATTTGCTAATTAGGAGGAAAGCACATGAAGCATAGAAAGAAGATATTTTTTCTTGCAATTTTAGCATTAATATTTATAGCACTATTTATATTTTTAGGAATAAATAAAGGCAATTGGGATTATGCACTACCTAAACGTTCTTTGAAGGTACTTGGGATTGTTTTGATAGGAGGATCTATAGCTTTTTCTTCAATAATATTTCAAACCATTACTAATAACCGAATATTAACACCTAGTGTACTAGGATTAGATTGGTTATATATGTTTATACAGACATTTATAGTTTTCTTACTTGGTTCTACAAACATAATAGTCATGAATGACAATATTAACTTTATTTTATCTGTTGGACTTATGATAATATTTTCGATTCTTTTATATAAGATGTTATTTAAGAAAGAACAGAAAGATATTTTCTTCTTGTTATTAGTAGGATTAATATTTGGAACTTTATTTCAAAGTACATCGTCTTTTATACAGATGTTAATTGACCCTAATGAGTTTTTAGTTATACAAGATAAGATGTTTGCTAGTTTTAATAATATAAATACGGAAATTTTAACTATATCAATTATAACCATTATTTTAGTAATTGCTTATATCTATAAATATATTAAAGTTTTTGATGTTATGTCTCTAGGAAAGGAACAAGCTATAAATCTAGGAGTAGATTATGAAAAAATTGCAAAGAGAATACTTATTGTCGTTGCTATACTTGTATCAGTTTCTACAGCTTTAGTAGGACCAATAACATTTCTAGGAATACTTGTAGTTAACCTTGCTTATGAGTTCTTAAAAACATATAAACATAAATATCTAATTATAGGATCTATTTTAATAAGCATAATTGCATTAGTTGGAGGACAGTTGATTATTGAAAGGTTTATAAACTTTGATACAACTATAAGTGTAATTATAAATTTTGTTGGTGGACTTTATTTTATACATCTGCTATTAAAGGAGAAGAACGCATGATAGAAGTTAGTAATATAGTAAAAAAGTATGGAAATAAAGATGTTGTGGATAATATATCTTTAAAAATACTAGATGGTAAGATTACATCTTTTATTGGTCCAAATGGAGCAGGGAAAAGTACACTATTGTCT is part of the Gottschalkia purinilytica genome and harbors:
- a CDS encoding zinc-dependent alcohol dehydrogenase is translated as MKAIVYEGVKNVKVKDVKDPTIQRHDDIIVKVTSTAICGSDLHLIHGFIPNLPKGFILGHETMGIVEEVGKGVTNLKKGDRVIVPFPVSCGHCWYCEHDLWSQCDNSNPNGESAGIFGYSNTFGGYDGGQAEYLRVPYANVGPTVIPEELTDEQVLFLTDILPTSLWGVDIANVKSGDTVVVLGCGPVGLLAQKWAIYKGARRVIAVDYVDYRLDHARVHNQVEVVNFQEHDNTGEYLKEITNGGADAVIDCVGMDGKMSTIEKIESLLKIQGGSKSAIEIATQAVRKGGTASLVGVYGAKYNAFPLGDFFSRNITLKMGQCPAHSYVEPILKLIKQGKFDARDIITHKLSISEGERAYEIFDKKEDNCIKVILKP
- a CDS encoding LysR family transcriptional regulator, which gives rise to MHINLELYRIFYITAKLGSISKAAKELFTSQPAVSQSIKLLEKKLGGQLFYRNPKGVSLTTEGEVLFKYIEQGYGLIQTAERKFWEIKNLKLGQVRIGVSDTLCKYYLIPYLEKYNKTFPDIKIYVANYSTYKIIDLLESGEVDLGILNLPVDKKDTLDIVETLKIQDCFVVGEKYKNIAKNPISIEDLSNYPIILLEEESNSRNFINNYFESHGVSVSPEIELGTIDLLVEFAKIGLGVSCVVKDFIKEELEQQQLYEITVKETIPKRSIGIATVKGFPISTAAERFIEFIKE
- a CDS encoding iron chelate uptake ABC transporter family permease subunit: MKHRKKIFFLAILALIFIALFIFLGINKGNWDYALPKRSLKVLGIVLIGGSIAFSSIIFQTITNNRILTPSVLGLDWLYMFIQTFIVFLLGSTNIIVMNDNINFILSVGLMIIFSILLYKMLFKKEQKDIFFLLLVGLIFGTLFQSTSSFIQMLIDPNEFLVIQDKMFASFNNINTEILTISIITIILVIAYIYKYIKVFDVMSLGKEQAINLGVDYEKIAKRILIVVAILVSVSTALVGPITFLGILVVNLAYEFLKTYKHKYLIIGSILISIIALVGGQLIIERFINFDTTISVIINFVGGLYFIHLLLKEKNA
- a CDS encoding ABC transporter permease; this encodes MKKRYLFLALIILSLASIFIGVKEISFLDILNLDEEKTRIVLISRLPRLISIIVAGVSMSISGLIMQQISRNKFVSPTTAGTIDCAKLGMLVSLIVFSSASSLKKMMIAFAFSLVGTFLFMRIIKKIKFKNVIFIPLVGIMLGNIIDSITTFFAYKYDMIQNISSWLQGNFSMIIKGRYELLYFSIPLVIIAFLYANKFTVAGMGEDFSKNLGLNYNSIVNLGLIIVALVSALLIITVGKIPFLDLIIPNIVTIYQGDNLKNSILHTALLGAVFLLACDILGRIIIYPYEISIGLTVGIIGSGIFLYLLIRRKAHEA
- a CDS encoding TIGR00730 family Rossman fold protein, whose product is MKKICVYCGSNPGSRPEYKEYAKLLGKELASNQIELVYGGSCIGLMGEVANEVLKHNGKVTGVMPKGLFLGEVVHKNLTKLIEVENMHQRKQTMAELSDGFITLPGGLGTFEELFEILSWAQIGIHKKPIGLLNISNFFDPLISMLKNAANEGFMSKSNLQLISISKNPSELIEKMRVYSPPKMESKWKDLDNK
- a CDS encoding helix-turn-helix domain-containing protein, encoding MEKFFLCTHIPIKAFNFDGTLIHSVGYNGDLDEIFLNNDIYEKTTHEIFNKKNNPVVTISCFDNIHFTACYICPNNINRGIFIIGPYTSNKVNPTGILYKPKCCIPHLISLLDDIAKSSNYVKRKQNINNMPYSLYVKKALDYIDARHSEPITLEDISKYLNINKCYFCSILKKETGKTFSQTLNEIRVYHSKRLLLETNLSILDIALSVGFNNQNYYSIVFKKLTNKTPVEFRNSERDEY
- a CDS encoding bis-aminopropyl spermidine synthase family protein; its protein translation is MVDYLQEINKNVNIEEGKQAIENILLNIYFKEGISTKELARNNLLPIPVISAIKKEFIKYRLLVQDRGVRLTKEGRHFIENELGFRGVNKALYTKLLTEPWNDHKEVNEIKEELKEIFMNRPEVDVIIDQSKCTLDTALKRAILCLKNHVLIGKKILCVGDDDLVSIALGFLLKKLSVNMKNCNTTISVMDIDKRFLNYIRNISEEKDLPIKCEYVDFRKPLPKNFKKQYDCFFTDPPYTLQGMNLFLSRGIEALKDQSGLPIFFSYAHKSPDFELNMQEYFVDAGLTVSEMMTRFNNYEGAGIIGSTGQMIVLKTTSRSRTLIEDSYEGVLYTGELKRTIRSYKCKNCGGIIKVGASEKIKTIEDLKVQGCNKCKNKVFQLLEKSKI